The following proteins are co-located in the Rippkaea orientalis PCC 8801 genome:
- a CDS encoding type II toxin-antitoxin system HicB family antitoxin: MKNNRTLDYFLSLKYPISIYPEDEGGYTALITDLPGCITQGETLEEVVININENKV, translated from the coding sequence ATGAAAAATAATAGAACATTAGACTATTTTTTATCTCTTAAATATCCTATCTCAATTTATCCTGAAGATGAGGGAGGATATACTGCTTTAATTACTGATTTACCAGGGTGTATAACCCAAGGAGAAACCCTAGAGGAAGTTGTGATTAATATTAATGAAAACAAAGTATAG
- a CDS encoding type II toxin-antitoxin system HicB family antitoxin, translating into MIDIFDHIKYYSYLVEFSREDDTYLAKCLELGIMAHGDSQEEAIQEIKEAVRVHLLMLVEDGDEIPQPQSIMVN; encoded by the coding sequence ATGATTGACATTTTTGACCATATTAAATATTATTCTTATTTAGTTGAATTTTCAAGAGAAGATGATACTTATCTAGCTAAATGTTTAGAATTAGGTATTATGGCACATGGGGACAGTCAAGAAGAAGCAATTCAAGAAATTAAGGAAGCAGTTAGAGTTCATTTATTGATGTTAGTAGAAGACGGCGATGAAATTCCCCAACCTCAATCAATTATGGTAAACTGA
- a CDS encoding magnesium chelatase subunit H: protein MFTHVKSTIRHIVPKAINGRSLLKVVYVVLEPQYQSSLSAAVNAINSNNPKLAIEISGYLIEELRNPENYEEFKRDIANANLFIASLIFIEDLADKVVEAVKPHRDNLDAVVVFPSMPQVMRLNKLGSFSMAQLGQSKSAIAQFMRKRKENSGAGFQDAMLKLLRTLPQVLKYLPVEKAQDARNFMLSFQYWLGGSAENLENFLLMLAHKYSYPDLLQDKTVDYKDPVVYPDMGIWHPLSMQMFEDVPSYLQWFNSRTDISDNLKDPLAPCVGLILQRTHLVTGDDAHYVAMVQELECMGARVIPVFAGGLDFSKPVEAYFWDRSVKGIEPVAIVDTVVSLTGFALVGGPARQDHPKAIESLKRLNRPYMCALPLVFQTTQEWEASDLGLHPIQVALQIAIPELDGAIEPIILSGRDGNTGRAIALQDRIEAVAQRALKWANLRKKPKLDKKVAITVFSFPPDKGNVGTAAYLDVFGSIYEVMKALKGNGYDVQELPDSPKALMEAVIHDAQAQYASPELNIAYRMSVEQYERLTPYSVRLEENWGPPPGHLNSDGQNLLIYGKQFGNVFIGVQPTFGYEGDPMRLLFSRSASPHHGFAAYYTYLNQVWKADAVLHFGTHGSLEFMPGKQMGMSGECYPDSLIGMIPNLYYYAANNPSEATIAKRRSYAETISYLTPPAENAGLYKGLQELSELIGSYQTLKDSGRGIPIVNTIMDKSRLVNLDQDIALPDTDAKDMTSEERDNIVGLVYRKLMEIESRLLPCGLHVIGKPPSAEEAIATLVNIAALDREEEGITSLPRIIANSVGREIEEVYQNSDRGILEDVELLQQITLATREAVSALVKEQIDAEGRVSFVSKLNFFNMGKKTPWVETLHNLGYKNVDQDALKPLFEYLEFCLEQVCADNELGGLLKALEGEYVLPGPGGDPIRNPNVLPTGKNIHALDPQSIPTLAAVKSAKIVVDRLLARQKIDNGGNYPETIACVLWGTDNIKTYGESLAQIMWMVGVKPVPDALGRVNKLELISLEELGRPRIDVVVNCSGVFRDLFINQMNLLDQAVKMAAEANEPLEMNYVRKHALQQAEEMGINLRQAATRIFSNASGSYSSNVNLAVENSSWEEEKELQDMYLNRKGFAFDSDNPGVMNDNRKVFEAALKTADATFQNLDSSEISLTDVSHYFDSDPTKVVASLRGDGKKPAAYIADTTTANAQVRTLSETVRLDARTKLLNPKWYEGMLSHGYEGVRELSKRLVNTMGWSATADAVDNWVYEDVNTTFIQDEEMCKRLMNLNPNSFRKMVGTLLEVNGRGYWETSQENLDKLQELYQEVEDRIEGVE, encoded by the coding sequence ATGTTTACCCACGTCAAGTCCACCATTCGCCATATCGTTCCAAAGGCAATTAATGGTCGTTCTTTGCTTAAGGTGGTCTATGTCGTCTTAGAACCTCAGTATCAGAGTTCTCTATCGGCGGCTGTTAATGCTATCAATAGTAATAATCCCAAGTTAGCCATAGAAATTAGTGGTTATTTAATCGAAGAACTGAGAAACCCCGAAAACTACGAGGAATTTAAACGAGATATAGCTAATGCAAACCTTTTTATCGCGTCGTTGATCTTCATTGAAGACCTAGCGGATAAAGTGGTCGAAGCAGTCAAACCCCATCGGGATAACTTAGATGCGGTGGTTGTTTTCCCCTCCATGCCCCAGGTAATGCGCTTAAATAAATTGGGTAGCTTTTCCATGGCACAGTTGGGACAGTCTAAGAGTGCGATCGCCCAATTTATGCGAAAACGCAAAGAAAATTCGGGTGCAGGGTTCCAAGATGCCATGTTAAAGCTATTGCGGACGCTTCCCCAAGTTTTGAAGTATCTTCCCGTGGAAAAGGCGCAAGATGCTCGCAACTTTATGCTAAGTTTTCAGTATTGGTTAGGGGGATCGGCAGAAAATTTAGAGAATTTCCTGCTAATGTTGGCGCACAAGTATTCCTACCCCGACTTACTCCAAGATAAGACTGTTGACTATAAAGATCCCGTCGTTTATCCCGATATGGGAATATGGCATCCCCTCTCGATGCAAATGTTCGAGGATGTCCCTTCCTATCTACAATGGTTCAACAGTCGGACGGATATCTCCGATAACCTCAAAGATCCCTTGGCCCCTTGTGTTGGTTTAATTTTACAACGAACCCATCTTGTAACCGGAGATGATGCTCACTATGTAGCCATGGTACAGGAATTAGAGTGCATGGGAGCAAGAGTTATTCCCGTATTTGCAGGGGGGTTAGACTTTTCTAAACCCGTGGAGGCCTATTTTTGGGATCGCAGCGTCAAAGGGATAGAACCTGTAGCTATTGTAGACACCGTTGTATCCTTAACAGGGTTTGCCTTAGTCGGTGGTCCTGCGCGTCAAGACCATCCTAAAGCGATAGAATCATTAAAACGCCTCAACCGTCCCTATATGTGTGCGTTACCTCTCGTCTTCCAAACCACCCAAGAATGGGAAGCAAGCGATTTAGGGTTACATCCGATCCAAGTTGCCTTACAAATTGCTATCCCTGAGTTAGACGGTGCTATTGAACCCATTATACTCTCAGGACGGGATGGTAATACGGGACGAGCGATCGCCCTTCAAGATCGTATCGAAGCGGTGGCACAACGGGCATTAAAATGGGCTAATCTACGGAAAAAACCTAAATTAGACAAGAAAGTCGCTATTACCGTCTTTAGCTTCCCTCCCGATAAAGGAAACGTGGGAACCGCAGCCTATTTAGACGTATTTGGCTCTATTTACGAGGTAATGAAGGCATTAAAAGGCAATGGGTACGATGTGCAAGAATTACCCGACTCCCCCAAAGCTTTGATGGAAGCGGTGATCCACGATGCACAAGCGCAGTATGCGTCCCCTGAGTTGAATATAGCCTATCGGATGTCGGTGGAACAATACGAACGGTTAACCCCCTATTCGGTTCGTTTAGAAGAAAATTGGGGTCCTCCTCCGGGTCATTTAAACAGTGACGGACAGAATTTATTAATCTATGGCAAACAGTTTGGTAACGTCTTTATTGGGGTTCAACCAACTTTTGGTTATGAAGGTGATCCCATGCGGTTACTATTCTCAAGATCGGCCAGTCCCCATCATGGTTTTGCTGCCTATTACACCTATTTAAACCAAGTTTGGAAAGCGGATGCGGTGTTGCATTTTGGAACCCATGGATCACTGGAATTTATGCCAGGGAAACAGATGGGAATGTCGGGAGAATGTTACCCTGATAGTTTGATTGGAATGATCCCCAATTTGTATTATTATGCGGCGAATAATCCTAGTGAAGCAACCATTGCTAAACGTCGCAGCTATGCGGAAACCATCTCCTATTTAACCCCTCCTGCGGAGAATGCAGGGTTATACAAAGGACTGCAAGAATTAAGTGAATTAATAGGGTCATACCAAACCCTCAAAGATAGCGGACGGGGTATCCCTATTGTTAACACCATCATGGATAAATCTCGCTTAGTCAATTTGGATCAGGATATTGCATTACCTGACACCGATGCTAAAGATATGACCTCCGAAGAACGGGATAATATTGTCGGTTTGGTTTACCGAAAATTGATGGAAATTGAGTCCCGTTTGTTGCCTTGTGGCCTTCATGTTATTGGTAAACCTCCCTCCGCAGAAGAAGCGATCGCAACGTTAGTCAATATTGCTGCTTTAGACCGTGAAGAAGAAGGAATTACCTCCTTACCCCGTATTATTGCTAACAGTGTGGGACGGGAAATTGAGGAAGTTTATCAAAACAGCGATCGCGGTATTCTAGAAGATGTGGAATTACTGCAACAAATTACCCTAGCAACCCGTGAAGCAGTGTCTGCTTTAGTCAAAGAACAAATAGATGCAGAAGGACGAGTTTCCTTTGTTTCTAAACTCAATTTCTTTAACATGGGTAAAAAGACACCTTGGGTCGAAACCCTCCATAATTTAGGGTATAAAAATGTCGATCAGGATGCCTTAAAACCCCTCTTTGAATACCTAGAATTTTGTTTAGAACAGGTTTGTGCCGATAACGAATTAGGAGGGTTACTAAAAGCATTAGAAGGGGAATATGTGTTACCAGGTCCTGGAGGTGATCCCATCCGTAACCCCAACGTTTTACCCACTGGTAAAAACATCCACGCATTAGACCCCCAATCTATCCCCACCTTAGCTGCCGTTAAGTCTGCTAAAATTGTCGTAGATCGATTATTAGCACGGCAAAAAATTGATAATGGTGGCAATTATCCCGAAACCATTGCTTGCGTTTTGTGGGGAACGGATAACATCAAAACCTACGGGGAGTCCCTCGCACAAATCATGTGGATGGTAGGGGTTAAACCCGTTCCCGATGCGTTAGGACGAGTCAACAAATTAGAGTTAATTTCCCTCGAAGAATTAGGACGACCTCGTATTGATGTAGTGGTCAACTGTTCGGGAGTGTTCCGTGACCTATTTATTAACCAAATGAACTTATTAGATCAAGCGGTTAAAATGGCAGCAGAAGCAAACGAACCCCTAGAGATGAACTACGTCCGTAAACACGCTTTACAGCAAGCAGAAGAAATGGGAATTAACCTGCGTCAAGCAGCAACCCGCATCTTTTCTAACGCTTCTGGTTCCTATTCGTCTAACGTCAATTTAGCGGTAGAAAATAGCAGTTGGGAAGAAGAAAAAGAGTTACAAGATATGTATCTCAACCGCAAAGGGTTTGCCTTCGACTCTGATAACCCAGGGGTCATGAATGACAACCGTAAAGTGTTTGAAGCTGCATTAAAAACAGCCGATGCAACCTTCCAAAACTTAGATTCTTCCGAAATTAGTTTAACGGATGTTTCCCATTATTTCGACTCTGATCCCACAAAAGTAGTGGCAAGTTTACGGGGAGATGGTAAAAAACCGGCCGCGTATATTGCCGATACAACTACCGCAAACGCACAGGTTCGGACCTTATCAGAAACCGTCCGTTTAGATGCGCGTACCAAATTATTAAACCCTAAATGGTACGAGGGAATGTTATCCCACGGTTACGAAGGAGTAAGGGAACTTTCTAAGCGGTTAGTCAATACAATGGGATGGTCTGCAACTGCTGATGCGGTAGATAATTGGGTCTATGAAGACGTAAATACAACCTTTATTCAAGATGAGGAAATGTGTAAACGTCTGATGAATTTAAACCCCAATTCTTTCCGGAAAATGGTCGGTACTTTATTAGAAGTTAATGGCCGCGGTTACTGGGAAACATCACAGGAAAACTTAGACAAGTTACAGGAATTGTATCAGGAGGTTGAGGACAGAATTGAAGGAGTAGAGTAA
- the mfd gene encoding transcription-repair coupling factor: MTLSSLIRNLQKSPLTKELLEKLNKTGSLGLKGVPRLPKGLVSSALAQSLDNNLLVICATLEEAGRWAAQLEMMGWKSVNFYPTSEASPYEAFNPESEMIWGQMQVLSILNSQQNGLAIVTTEKALQPHLPPSTVFETYCFNLQIGITKTSQEIDETLVRLGYERVALVETEGQWSRRGDIVDIFPVSSELPIRLEWFGDALEKIRELDPATQRSLDKLEQVILTPTSFNPIIANTLKNKNINLQNYLSDEEKEGLDNANFPEGMARLLGIAFEQPASLLDYLRENTLCVFDEVEQCQSHSDRWLDYVEDNWQELDPPLPKIHRPFSESLKLAKKFPILYLSELSEVTDKNALDLSSRPIPTTPHQFAKIAEILRGKREIYSGITLNKYSTWLISAQPTRTVSLLEEHDCPAQFIPNKKDYPGIEKCHIQGTAVALKYSGVAELEGFILPTFRIVVITDREFFGQHVLAPSGYIRKRRRAASKQVDLNQLNPGDYVIHKNHGLGKFLKLESLATREYLVIQYEDGLLRVPADSFDSLSRYRHTGSHPPELHKMTGKIWEKTKQRVRKSIKKLAVDLLNLYAKRAKKEGFIYPPDTPWQEELEDSFPYQPTPDQLKAVQDVKMDLESDRPMDRLVCGDVGFGKTEVAVRAIFKAVTSGHKQVALLAPTTILTQQHYHTLKERFAPYPINIGLLNRFRTTSEKKDIVQRLATGELDIVVGTHQLLGQSVKFKNLGLLVIDEEQRFGVNQKEKIKVLKTEVDVLTLTATPIPRTLYMSLSGIREISLITTPPPSRRPIKTHLSSYNPDVVRTAIRNELDRGGQIFYVVPRVEGIEEVAGQIQQMVPSARIVIAHGQMDVNDLEMTMLGFNNGEADILVCTTIIESGLDIPRVNTIIVEDAQKFGLSQLYQLRGRVGRSGIQAHAWLLYPNKGQLSETARQRLRALQEFSQLGSGYQLATRDMEIRGVGNLLGAEQSGQMMAIGFELYMEMLQEAIKEIQGQEIPKVDETQIDLQLTAFIPSDYIPDLQQKMDAYRRIAMANSKEQLEEIVKDWTDRYGTIPSPVRQLLQVIELKQIGKSLGFSRIKVEGKQNVVLETPMEEPAWKLLQENLPNHLRSRFVYSPKKVTVRGLGILKPQQQLENLIEWLGKMKGALPEEKIGD; encoded by the coding sequence ATGACTCTTTCTTCTCTAATTCGCAATCTCCAAAAATCTCCCCTAACAAAAGAACTATTAGAAAAATTAAATAAAACAGGTTCGTTAGGATTAAAGGGTGTTCCTCGACTCCCGAAAGGGCTAGTATCTTCAGCTTTAGCGCAATCTCTAGATAACAATTTATTGGTGATTTGTGCCACTCTTGAAGAAGCGGGAAGATGGGCAGCCCAATTAGAGATGATGGGATGGAAAAGTGTTAATTTTTATCCTACCTCAGAAGCGTCTCCCTACGAAGCATTTAACCCAGAATCAGAGATGATTTGGGGACAAATGCAAGTCCTATCTATTCTCAATTCTCAACAGAATGGGTTAGCGATTGTTACCACAGAAAAAGCCTTACAACCCCATTTACCTCCCTCGACTGTTTTTGAAACGTACTGTTTTAATTTACAAATAGGAATCACTAAAACGTCCCAAGAAATTGATGAAACATTAGTCAGGTTAGGCTATGAAAGGGTTGCTTTGGTGGAAACTGAAGGACAGTGGAGTAGACGAGGAGATATTGTCGATATTTTTCCTGTTTCTTCAGAGTTACCTATTCGCTTAGAATGGTTCGGAGATGCATTAGAAAAAATTCGAGAATTAGATCCTGCAACACAGCGTTCTTTAGATAAACTTGAGCAAGTTATTTTAACTCCTACCAGTTTTAATCCGATTATTGCTAATACGCTTAAAAACAAAAATATTAACTTACAAAATTATTTATCAGATGAAGAAAAAGAAGGATTAGATAATGCTAATTTCCCCGAAGGAATGGCAAGGTTATTAGGAATTGCCTTTGAACAACCTGCTTCATTATTAGATTATTTACGCGAGAATACCCTATGTGTTTTTGATGAAGTCGAACAGTGTCAATCCCATAGCGATCGCTGGTTAGACTATGTAGAAGATAATTGGCAAGAATTAGATCCTCCTTTACCTAAAATTCATCGTCCGTTTAGTGAGTCATTAAAATTAGCTAAAAAGTTTCCGATTTTATACCTATCTGAACTATCAGAAGTAACCGATAAGAATGCCTTAGATTTATCGAGTCGTCCTATTCCTACCACTCCTCATCAATTCGCTAAAATCGCTGAAATCTTACGAGGAAAACGAGAAATTTATAGCGGTATTACCTTAAATAAATATTCAACTTGGTTAATTTCCGCCCAACCCACTCGAACCGTTTCTTTGTTAGAAGAACATGACTGTCCCGCGCAATTTATTCCTAACAAAAAAGACTATCCAGGGATTGAAAAATGCCATATTCAAGGGACAGCCGTTGCTTTAAAATATTCAGGAGTAGCTGAATTAGAAGGGTTTATTTTACCAACTTTTCGCATTGTTGTTATCACCGATAGAGAGTTTTTTGGACAGCACGTTTTAGCCCCTTCTGGGTATATTCGCAAACGACGACGCGCTGCTTCTAAACAAGTTGATTTAAACCAACTTAATCCAGGAGATTATGTTATTCATAAAAACCATGGACTTGGTAAATTTTTAAAACTCGAAAGTTTAGCAACTCGTGAGTATTTAGTCATTCAATATGAAGATGGATTATTAAGGGTTCCAGCCGATTCTTTTGATAGTTTATCCCGCTATCGACACACAGGAAGTCACCCCCCCGAACTGCATAAAATGACGGGTAAAATTTGGGAAAAAACAAAACAAAGAGTCCGTAAAAGCATCAAAAAACTAGCCGTTGATTTGCTAAATTTGTATGCTAAACGAGCCAAAAAAGAAGGCTTTATTTATCCTCCTGATACCCCTTGGCAAGAGGAATTAGAAGACTCTTTTCCCTATCAACCCACTCCCGATCAATTAAAAGCGGTTCAAGATGTAAAAATGGACTTAGAAAGCGATCGCCCCATGGATCGATTAGTGTGTGGGGATGTCGGGTTTGGCAAAACAGAAGTTGCTGTGAGGGCTATTTTTAAAGCCGTTACCAGTGGACATAAACAAGTCGCTTTACTTGCCCCGACAACCATTTTAACCCAACAACATTATCATACCCTGAAAGAACGATTTGCCCCCTATCCAATTAATATTGGCTTATTAAATCGCTTTAGGACAACCTCAGAAAAAAAGGATATTGTCCAACGCTTAGCAACGGGAGAATTAGACATTGTTGTAGGAACCCATCAACTCTTAGGACAAAGTGTGAAATTTAAAAATTTAGGCTTATTAGTTATCGATGAAGAACAACGATTTGGGGTTAACCAAAAAGAGAAAATAAAAGTCCTAAAAACAGAAGTTGATGTCCTTACTTTAACTGCAACTCCCATTCCTCGAACCCTCTATATGTCGCTTTCTGGTATTCGAGAAATTAGCTTAATTACTACCCCTCCCCCATCCCGTCGTCCCATCAAAACCCACCTTTCGAGTTATAATCCTGACGTAGTGAGAACCGCTATTCGTAACGAATTAGATCGGGGAGGACAGATATTTTATGTTGTTCCCAGAGTTGAAGGAATTGAAGAAGTCGCCGGACAAATTCAACAAATGGTTCCCAGTGCTAGAATTGTGATTGCCCATGGTCAAATGGATGTTAATGACCTAGAAATGACCATGCTAGGTTTTAATAATGGCGAAGCTGATATCCTCGTTTGTACTACGATTATTGAATCAGGATTAGACATTCCTAGAGTTAATACTATTATCGTCGAAGATGCCCAAAAATTTGGCTTATCCCAACTGTATCAATTAAGAGGAAGAGTGGGGCGATCGGGGATACAAGCTCATGCTTGGTTATTATATCCCAACAAAGGACAACTAAGCGAAACGGCAAGGCAAAGATTGAGGGCATTACAAGAATTTAGTCAACTCGGTTCAGGGTATCAATTAGCTACCCGTGACATGGAAATTCGGGGAGTTGGTAACTTATTGGGGGCTGAACAATCAGGACAAATGATGGCTATTGGGTTTGAATTGTATATGGAAATGTTACAAGAAGCCATCAAAGAAATTCAAGGACAAGAAATTCCTAAAGTTGATGAAACCCAAATAGATTTACAGCTAACTGCCTTTATTCCGTCCGATTATATTCCAGATTTACAACAAAAAATGGATGCTTATCGAAGAATTGCCATGGCTAATTCTAAAGAGCAATTAGAGGAAATTGTTAAAGATTGGACTGATAGATACGGAACGATTCCTTCCCCTGTTAGACAACTTTTACAAGTGATAGAGTTGAAACAAATTGGTAAATCTTTAGGTTTTTCTCGCATTAAAGTCGAAGGAAAACAAAACGTTGTTTTAGAAACCCCAATGGAAGAACCTGCTTGGAAATTATTACAAGAAAATTTACCCAATCATCTGCGATCGCGTTTTGTTTATAGTCCTAAAAAAGTAACCGTTAGGGGATTAGGAATTCTTAAACCTCAGCAACAATTAGAAAACTTAATTGAGTGGTTAGGTAAGATGAAAGGGGCTCTACCGGAGGAGAAAATAGGGGATTGA
- a CDS encoding DUF2281 domain-containing protein, whose translation MTISNSQITQKIITKLQNISLEKQQKILDYIESIDDEYSSTPEKLKPSAKKRILGLHQGKIWMSQDFNDPFLW comes from the coding sequence ATGACGATTTCTAATAGTCAAATCACTCAAAAAATTATTACTAAACTTCAGAATATATCCCTGGAAAAACAGCAAAAAATTTTAGATTATATAGAATCTATTGATGACGAATATTCATCAACTCCAGAAAAGTTAAAACCTTCTGCTAAAAAACGAATCTTAGGTTTGCATCAAGGAAAAATTTGGATGAGTCAAGATTTTAATGATCCTTTCTTATGGTAA
- a CDS encoding GxxExxY protein, whose protein sequence is MRENEVTGMIVDAAYQIHIRLSPGLLESVYEEVMNYELEKRGLKIERQKAIPVIYDGVHIGQGFRADFIVENLVIIELKSVEIVAPVHKKQLLTYLRLANKRLGLLINFNTDLIKNGIYRIANNL, encoded by the coding sequence ATGAGAGAGAATGAGGTAACGGGTATGATTGTGGATGCAGCTTATCAGATTCATATTCGCTTGAGTCCAGGGTTGTTAGAGTCTGTGTATGAGGAGGTAATGAATTATGAGTTAGAAAAACGAGGATTAAAAATTGAGCGACAAAAAGCTATCCCAGTGATCTATGATGGAGTTCATATAGGACAAGGATTTCGGGCTGATTTTATTGTTGAAAATTTGGTTATTATTGAATTAAAATCCGTCGAAATTGTTGCTCCTGTCCATAAAAAACAATTATTAACCTATCTCCGCTTAGCTAATAAGCGTCTTGGGTTACTAATTAACTTCAATACCGATCTCATCAAAAATGGAATTTATCGTATTGCCAATAACTTATAA
- a CDS encoding DUF5615 family PIN-like protein encodes MSVKLYMDEHIHRAITSGLRLRGIDVLTVQEDGYKGYPDPIILDRATELRRLLFSQDQDFLIESNRRQAQNIKFAGVIFARQSIVSIGQCIHDLEIIAKLGNYEEFINQV; translated from the coding sequence ATGTCAGTTAAATTATATATGGATGAACATATTCATCGTGCTATTACTTCTGGACTAAGACTAAGAGGAATTGATGTTTTAACCGTTCAAGAAGATGGTTATAAAGGTTATCCTGATCCAATAATCTTAGATCGTGCAACTGAACTCAGACGATTATTGTTCAGTCAAGATCAAGATTTTCTCATTGAATCTAATCGTCGTCAAGCTCAAAATATTAAATTTGCTGGCGTAATTTTTGCGCGTCAATCAATCGTTTCTATTGGTCAGTGTATCCATGATTTAGAAATTATTGCAAAATTAGGTAATTACGAAGAATTTATCAATCAAGTTTAA
- a CDS encoding DUF433 domain-containing protein, whose product MTKKTEYKHIILNENQIPIIEGTTLKVVEIIMAKTSYGWSPEEIHFQHPYLTMSQIHAALAYYWEHQTELDADIEERENYAEEMQKESPETPFVQRLKSQGML is encoded by the coding sequence ATGACAAAAAAGACAGAATACAAACACATTATTCTTAATGAAAATCAAATTCCGATTATTGAAGGAACTACCCTTAAGGTAGTAGAAATTATTATGGCAAAAACTTCTTATGGTTGGAGTCCAGAAGAAATACACTTTCAACACCCCTATTTAACCATGAGTCAAATTCACGCTGCATTAGCGTATTATTGGGAACATCAAACAGAATTAGATGCTGATATTGAAGAAAGAGAAAACTATGCTGAAGAAATGCAAAAAGAGAGTCCAGAAACACCCTTTGTTCAACGTTTAAAATCTCAAGGGATGCTCTAA
- a CDS encoding lecithin retinol acyltransferase family protein, which translates to MTKGDHIYIQCLGFDHHGIDCGDDTVIHYSGSIKGGTGKIVRELKSKFANRKLIRVKTYGNKYSPDLIVQRAEFRLKNSHKEGYNLVFNNCEQFAYDCTQGQPDSWQLKHGAMAFVGGASVAVLNPVTTTVSAGGILGLVGVTTTTVALAPTIALGVLGAGLGYLGLKALDNSD; encoded by the coding sequence ATGACTAAAGGGGATCATATTTATATTCAATGCCTTGGATTTGATCATCATGGTATAGATTGTGGTGATGATACGGTGATTCATTATTCTGGTTCTATTAAAGGAGGAACTGGTAAAATAGTTAGGGAATTAAAGAGTAAATTTGCGAATAGAAAGCTAATCAGGGTTAAAACTTATGGGAATAAATATTCTCCTGATTTAATCGTTCAGAGAGCAGAATTTAGATTAAAAAACTCTCATAAAGAAGGCTATAATCTAGTTTTTAATAACTGTGAACAGTTTGCCTATGATTGCACTCAAGGTCAACCTGATAGTTGGCAACTAAAACATGGAGCTATGGCATTCGTTGGTGGTGCGTCTGTAGCTGTATTAAATCCAGTAACTACAACAGTTTCGGCTGGTGGCATTCTTGGATTAGTTGGTGTTACGACTACTACCGTCGCTCTTGCTCCTACTATTGCACTCGGTGTTCTAGGAGCAGGATTAGGCTATTTAGGCTTAAAAGCATTGGACAATTCTGATTAA
- a CDS encoding type II toxin-antitoxin system HicB family antitoxin, producing the protein MTNIMQTRQQFTSIIEKEGEGYVSFCPKLDIASQGETIEEAKDNLKEAISL; encoded by the coding sequence ATGACAAATATTATGCAAACAAGACAACAATTTACGTCAATTATTGAAAAAGAAGGAGAGGGATATGTCTCTTTTTGTCCAAAATTAGATATTGCTAGTCAAGGAGAGACAATAGAAGAAGCAAAAGATAATTTAAAAGAAGCTATAAGTTTATAA